DNA from Vicinamibacterales bacterium:
TTGACCAGGTCGAGGAACGACCCGCCCAGACTGCCGCGGAGCGGGACGATGCAGAGGTAGACGATGACCACCGACGGCAGCACGACGAAAATCGTGCAGGCGAGGTAGGCGAGGAACTTGCCCACCAGGACCGCACCACGCGGAACCGGCCGGGTAAACAGATAGGTGATCGTCTTGTCTTCGATTTCGTCAGCGATCAGCGATGTACCGTAGAACACGCCGAGCACCGGCACGATGAAGCGAAGATAGAACACCCAGATCATCAGCCCGAAGATCGACGGGCCCGCCATCCGCATCCCGTTCATCTGGAACACCGGCGCGCCGAACGTGTCGAGCGCCCGCAGCAGGACCGAGATCAGCACCGGCGCGCCGACCACCAGGCCCATGAAGATCGTCCGGCGCGACCACAACATCTCGCCGATCGAGAGATCGAAGACCCGCATCGCCGAAACGAGATAGCCCGGCGTGCGGGTCGGCGTCTGCATCATCACTTCACCAGGTACTGGAAGACGGCCTGCAGGTTGTCGTCGGGGGACGTCACCTCGTCGATCGCGCCGCACTCGCCGCTCGCCGCCAGTTCCGTCACGCGTGCGTAGAACAGATCCGGCTTGCCGGTCTCGACGACGACCGCGCCGGGCTCGAACTTCAGGCTGCGGATGTCGTCTTCCGCGCGGTCGAGGAAGACCCGGGCGATGCGCAGCGGGTCGTCGGCGCGGACGTAGACGGTGTGCGGGTGCTCGTCGATCAGTTCGCGGATCTGGTGGATGTCCCCCTCGGCGAGGATCCGGCCGTTGTTGATCAGCAGGATGTTGGAGGTCATCGACTCGATCTCGTGCAGGATGTGGCTCGAGACGATGACGCTCTTGCCGGCGCGGGCCCACTCACGGATCAGGCGGACGGTCTTGCGCCGGCCGATCGGGTCCATGCCGGAGAGCGGCTCGTCGAGAATCAGCAACTGCGGATCGTGGACGAGCGCCTGCGCCATCTTCACGCGCTGGCGCATGCCCTTGCTGTAGGCGCCGATTTTCTTGTTCGCCGCCTCCATGAGGTCGACGTCGGTCAACGCCTTCTTCGCGGCCTCGTCGGCCTCCCGCTCGCTGAGCCCGTTCAGGCGCACCAGCGCGGTCACCCACTCGAGGCCGGTCATCCGCTCGTAGAAGGCGTCCTGCTCGGGGCAGAATCCGATCCGGAAATAGATCTTCGGATTGCGCCAGATCGGCTCGCCGAAGAC
Protein-coding regions in this window:
- a CDS encoding ABC transporter permease subunit — its product is MMQTPTRTPGYLVSAMRVFDLSIGEMLWSRRTIFMGLVVGAPVLISVLLRALDTFGAPVFQMNGMRMAGPSIFGLMIWVFYLRFIVPVLGVFYGTSLIADEIEDKTITYLFTRPVPRGAVLVGKFLAYLACTIFVVLPSVVIVYLCIVPLRGSLGGSFLDLVKDLVLLAIGLAAYGAVFACIGARFKRPLLVGLIFIFGWEQVALAFPGYLKKFTVAYYLQALVPHAMPNDNVLSLIQGIFHENPSAPQALFWLAVILLGFLWIAAVSVERKEYVLEQ
- a CDS encoding ABC transporter ATP-binding protein: VFGEPIWRNPKIYFRIGFCPEQDAFYERMTGLEWVTALVRLNGLSEREADEAAKKALTDVDLMEAANKKIGAYSKGMRQRVKMAQALVHDPQLLILDEPLSGMDPIGRRKTVRLIREWARAGKSVIVSSHILHEIESMTSNILLINNGRILAEGDIHQIRELIDEHPHTVYVRADDPLRIARVFLDRAEDDIRSLKFEPGAVVVETGKPDLFYARVTELAASGECGAIDEVTSPDDNLQAVFQYLVK